Part of the Macrobrachium rosenbergii isolate ZJJX-2024 chromosome 2, ASM4041242v1, whole genome shotgun sequence genome is shown below.
AATGCAGTCTGAGTAAAATTGTTTTTGGCATCTTCAAGATTTTCCATGGTTGTGTAAATGAGTTTATCGTCTTGGAATAGTAAAGTTCTCTGGTAGATTTCCAGACAAACCTATAATGGGATTCTGTGTATATTCTTGGAGATATTTGTACAACAGGGTAACAATGAGTCTACACAGTATGATTTCCCATTTTGATCTATCTTAAAACTTCCATGCAACATCATAGCAAGACTATCACttatacacacacgaacacacaatgacctcgttcccaaggattcCTCACTGCGTACGTGACATCTCTCAGCTCCGAACAAAAGAGGACGCTGACTTATGCTGACGCGCGCATTACACCTCTGTCatgctcacacatatatatacttttttccaagtccatttaatatataacatgaatggAACTATGATTCCATTTTTCTGTATGTCATAACATGAcatatagatcttacagacgcacATTATCACGTCCTGATtgcgagaaatttctctccttacctagggttcagactaggaaaacaagcatactgttcagagtcatgccattctggctcaacatagcgcccagaatatttaccaaactggcagagacagtagttcaAGAACCACGGGCTCAAGGGATTATGCTACGATACCTGGACGATTGATAatatgggcatccaacgccaaggaatgtgtcgaaaagcaacaatcacagtaatcaacttctggaatacttgggattccaaataaacaggaagaaatcccgcctagtgtcgctgctcaatttcagtggttacGAATCCAatggacctaaacacacacaaactgtcacttgcCAGCCAAGAGAGGGAAATAGctaaagctaccaggcagttcctcaagaacaaaagaGCTCCCGTCGATCTggaaagagttctaggctcttcagttcgcttcagtaacagacttgttactaaaagccagactgaaggatataaacaggtaTGGCAGAACgataacagcagaaacagagacaaggtgtctaATTCCGCCGATTGAGGAAGAGGCTCACTCATGGTTGCCAGgtcaagagtttggcaaggtcagtgcGCTTTCACTTCccctccatcgctagtgatccatacggatgcttccctaagcggatgggaggatactcccaacacaagagttcaaggaacatggctacagtattccgccagttccatatcaacattctataaggcaatggcagtatttctaacattaaagaaactacgcccagccagacagattcacatcagactggtactgggcagcgagtagttgtacattgcctaaaagagggggctccaagtcgagccatatcaatcatgtaatgattgcaatttttctctggcaaggaaacatctttggcacctgtcagctacccacctggcaggtgttcaaatgtcattgcagattctactatccaggacaactccgctgagTCGGAATGGTCCTGGACAAGACATTGTTcaagtggatttgtcttcaggtaccggtctccaggtagacctgtttgccacagagagcaaccacaagcctCCGTGTTACgctgctcccaatctagacctctagctcattccacagatgcgatgtcaatcgactggaacagatggcaaaggatctatctgtttccaccaataaacctattgatgaaatttttacacaaactcagatcattcaaaggtaaagtagcacttgtggcacccagttggctgaagagcaattggtttcttCTACTGGAGTTGAAACTCCgcacaaacagatccccaatccaagattgacacaagtagtgcaaactcagactgtgtcagcttctcaaGAATTCTGAGTGCCCTAGCTTATGGACTTTagtgaagtttgcagctcagaaagacgttAACATTGACCTCTctcaatacactgttcatagaatcagataagagggaatctacacTTTTAGACAATATggactcagcagttaaaagttagcattatttctaagggaatctgaagctcagaaaaTGACCACTTAATCTAGCAaattctttcttcagatcattattttgaGAAAGGACTAATACTAGTACTATTACTTCACaataaaatctgctttaagaaaatatttacatggctttaatattaaccttacagactcatatttttcacacCTTAAAGCATGTGCTTATCTTAGACCAGCAatccgtccacacacggtttcctggttctaaATGACGatttaaattggcatcagacactgataacgcaTTATGTACATACCCGAgttctgttaaggaagacgttatttttagtaagtctagcctcagggctagaatttctgaactatcTGCTCTTTTCTAGAGAACTGAATCATGTTGatttctcccgtcaggagaagttctgttgtctccgatCTCAGattttagcaaagaatgaggatccacaaaatagatggttccttggaagattattcccttCCAGATGATCTATATcttttatgtccagttaacactttaaaagtttatttaaatagaacttaaAAGAACTTCAGCCTcttttttgttagggaaaatgtattatttccttaaaggccatcagggcaacaaattttattttattaaaggttaactTCGATTCAGTACCAGGTACATGATATTGGGCAGTAGCTACCTCAGCcaattatttttcacaatatgaatttgatgaccttaaaaagtataatggctggaaatcaccaacagtatttaaaagccactatcttaagtccctagaggctcttaaatattccactgtagctgcaggaagtattgttctcctggtccagctcaagactagtaTATATAACTCTTTTTGCTTGTCcttattgtaatgtaattttgattaaattacctattggtatatctctcgcctacctgcctctgCATGCCCTGCTTTCTAGCCtttaggtcaggtctgcttcacagcctgactcctgcctgtAACATTGATATCCTGTATTTAAGACATAATCTGTTTAGCCTTAAGTATCTTGGTGTTGGTCATTTGGTATTTCTAGACTATGTGccttatagtttttaattatatgttgAACTTTATATTTTGGGGTTATTAAACACAGTATTGttctctttagttttatttagctccattaaggtaaaaCTCTAGATGATACTACCAAGCTGTTGTATGGCTgattcttctattattatttcactgggCACAGTCGATTTCAGAAAAGGGATTTGACAACAGAAAATCTATTTGGGAAGACCTGTGTCAACGTGACCCATCCCctatacttcctttcccacccaGATACAGCACACCAAGCTTCTGGagggtgctaattttgggatAAAGATGGCAcacgagtagtagtagtagcgagcggaAGGTAGTAGGTAGAACGGCTCTCCCATGATGGGGGCTTTGAGAACGTAGAGATCTAttgggcaaagcatctgtgatagtggctaccactctGCCCCTTAGCACATATCCACACCATTGTGGTGGGATTTGaaccaggggtagtaaccctggtattatggatagctttttctggtatatttagcaatatttatacctagaaatgtgtgctattggaaccatttcactgggtgacacaggtcttcccccagaaatagatttttccgttgtcaaaatcccttttatatttCCCAAGTCCAGATGAATAGGGATGTTGAGgtcaggaagggcatccatctgtaaaatatctaccaaaaaaattatgaaataagccACTCGATGAGAGTTGGAAGCAACCAAAAAATGCACACTGAAAACAGTGCCTGTACTTGGGACTGAGCTGAGTAGAAGAAGAGACAATTATTTCCTAATAAACATTAATGGAAGACAaatgatttagagagagaaattgtacCAAGTGTTCAGTCCTCAATAttagtaaacataaaatatactttaGCAGTTAAGAGTTTATTTTGGTCAAAATGATTTCCTAGGGCATGTACAGAACCTAAAAGATGTAACAGTACTATGtggtacacgagagagagagagagagattcaaaatcatttgctttatttattgtacaatttattgttgaattaaattctgtaatttgtaattttacaaTACAGGACATTCAGCAATCTACACCATGAAGGGCACTGGGGGAGATAAGGCATTATTACAACTTTATGTAAAAATTTGGACTGCTATAAGTTCACAAAATATACTATATGTGATTTATACATTGGATACCAAAATTGCCATACAGTTTtactgttttatgtatgtatacattggtAGTTGACCTGTACCGTATCTTGTTTCTTTTGAGCCCTTCATACTACTTGTGCAATGGCTAGAAGTATTTTGCTTGAAACTGTACAATTCTGTAACATTACTGCAGGGAGGGCTCTTTGTGTACAGTACTATAAGTACTATACTGTgcctcagtttttattaattctattgaCTTACATATGACAGGCTAACCTTGACATGTTTACATAAACAGCTGTATGCTGCAGCACAGGTTAGTGGCTACTAATGAAACACAGTTACTGTGCAGTATATTACAGTGCAATGGAAGGGAATCTACAACACTGTCAAGCGAGTTTGTTCACATACAGAACAAACTTTTCGTCTTAACGTAAGGGGATTTCTCTAGTGCCTTACTGGAGTCCGGTTATAGCTGGGAGATAGCCAATAGGGAAGGAGGTGGGTGGAGCCCAACCTGGCTTCCCCCAACATATGCTGTGATGTACCAGTTCTCTCTTAACCGCCTTCTTAGCAAATCGGCGCTGCCTTTCCCGCCAAGAAGCCAGTTGTTTTAGCTCTTCCTGCCCAATTTATGCCTCAAAGTTTTGGTATTTCaatctgttttttgtttgtgtgtttttatgtacagtaatattgTGTTATGCATTCCGAGAAATacaaacccatgaatcatctaaGCAATCCAGGCCTCAGAGAAGATGCTTGGGCATTGGTAAGAACCCATGCTCTCATTATTTGGCCTCCTTGGAAACAGACCCACACCACTTGTAGCAGATGCAGATCTAACAATTGTAGTGTAAGTAATCCCTGTTCCGAGTGTCGtgattggtctcctgagcaatggaagaattttggtaagAAGAGGAAATATAAGAGGAAATTGGTTGCTGCAACTtggagaggttttcctcctccaaTGGTGGCAGACACTTCCACTACTTCTTGTTCTACCTCTTCCTTGCCAAAATCTCCTCTCGTTGCATCTTTTTCTCAGGAATATGCTCCTCCCCCGTCCCTGAAGGAGGCGGCAGCTCCCCTTTGTACAGTCTTTTCAGGCATGGATACACAGAAGCTTTCCGAGTGTCGGGCATCTTTAGGCCTACCAAGGGTACCAACCTTTGGTGGCCTTCTATCCCACTTCATGTCTTCCAGCACCTGTGTTTTCCATCTTGACGGTTTCCAGAGCTACAGATTCTGTGACGGTCTCCTGAGTTAGCATGTTCCTCTCCCCGCACCATACACCATGCTGTCATCAGCCATGTCACTTCCATCGACTTCCACTCCTGGACTTTCTACATCTGCTGCTCCCGACTCTCTCGTCTTTGATAGAGTCGAAGGTGTTTTTTTGAAGAAATATGGCCTTACCAAGTTGCTGAAATCGAAGAAGAGATGTTGAAGATCTCCATCCCTCCTTGTCCGTGTCGCCTGTTCGTTCCATCCCTGTCAGATGTTGGAAGAACAGGGACTTCATTACTCCTCCACACAAGAAGTTTTGCAGGCCCTCTTCAGATTTTTGCTCCTCTTCTTCTGCAGCTGATCCTTGTTCATCCAAACACATCCATGTCAAACCCATTGCTGCTTCACACGTCCGTGTGTCTATCAAGGAACACAACTGTGTTTCTTTTGTCTTAGCTGACGATGAACAACATCCAGTTCCCTACTCCCATGTGGCAGCACACACATCAAGGGAAGTCTCCTCTAAGAACCACAGATCTACAGATCAGACTTCTCCACAAGAGGTCTCAGTGTTCTCGTCATCTTCTACCCATCCTGCCCAAGGAACAGGTGTTTTTGCCAAAACTATGAAGAAAGATGATAAGGATCCCATTAAGAAGTCTATATTGAGGGAATGTTCTCAGGATCGGGACCATTCTCCTCTTAGATCTTCTGGTTCTCATGCTCGATCACGAGGCCATGACTGTTCTACATGTAATAGGAGCCCTACACAGTCACGCATTCATCCTTGACCGTTATCTCATCATCTTTTATCTCGTTCCTGTTCTCCCGGACGGGACCACAGTCCGCGCTCTCAATCACACAGCTGTGACCGTTCTTCATGTAACAGGACCCCTGCACAGCCACATATCCAATCACGGCTTCCATCCCCTCATCATAGTACTCACTCCTGTTCTCGTGGATGGGATCACAGTCAAGACGAGATTCCTTCACTTTCTGCAGAATCTTACACCCTCAAGGAGGTCTTAGGCCCTGAGTGAGTTTATGCTCCAGTAATTAATAAGGACATTCCCCTTGCCTCCGATTCGGTTGACAGGCTGGATCGTGAACCCCATGGCACGGAACTGTAGAAGGTAATCTCCCCTTGATGCAGATAATCATGAATCTGAGACAACTTATGCAGAAGTCGTTGAACTCATCCATGGGCATAATGACTCAGCTGAAGAGACTGTGGCTACCACTTCAGATTTTACTTCAGGTCTAGAAGCCCTGGTTGGGCCAAATATACTTGTAgttctaaaataatatatatatcatatgaagcATCAGTCAGCCTCATGAGGGACCATGTTATCCTAAAGCCACCTTTACTTTCCCTTTTTAGCATTGAATTGTCCTCCCCTCTCTGTTTCATGTGCAGGATATTGAATGTAGATATACAGTATTGATCTCTCGTCATCTACAGTAATGTTCTTTTATCATTCAATATTGCTTTGTCTTATTTTGAAACCAGTTGCGTATCCCCATGTCAGTTACAGCTGATGAGATGGTTCTCATACCCATATTTAGGGAATGAAGGTCAGTCTCTATCAGTTACTGTACTTCACGATGATAACTCATAGAGGAAATGTGAATTTATAGTGTATACAAAAGGATATAGCACTACGGTAATTGCTTTCCCCTTGGTTATAAACAGATACATTTAAACATTTTGCTGCTGTTTGGTACTCTAAGTCTCACTTTTATTACAACAAGTTATAGCTAATCAAATTTTCATGCTTTATCTTGTCTAATCATTAATTAATGTTTTGAGTGTGCAGCACGTTCTTATAGTGTGCAGAACCTTGTTTGACTTGTATAGTCCCAGCTATTGCATtaggtctctctgtctcttgcagGATTACCATTTTCCATTTGCTTGGCATGTTATGATTTGACATCAGTTTTAATTATGatagttcattattttattatgcaCAGATGTTTTATCCTTTGATCTTTTCATCTAAAAATCTAATGTTGCAGATCTGCACTAACGTACACTTCACGAGAAATATGGAATCGGAATCATTAATTCCTCTTTCAACTTTTGAAGATGCAAACCAACAGTGGCTTGAAAAaatgctttcattaaaatttaacatttctatTACTGTACATTCATGGAATTTAACATTACCAAGTGGAAGAGAAGGATTCCTCAGTGAAATAGCTTTTGTGAAAATACTCTACTCAGATGGTGTGGATGAACCAAAAGATCTTCAGCTTGTGTTGAAGATTCTTCCCAAGGACCCAAAAGTCAGGCAGTTTATGGCAGATGGACATCTTGCTAGGCGAGAAATTGAATTTTACAAATTTGCCACTTGTAAAGAGCTCCAAGATATTTGTACCAAGAGTGGGATTGTATTACCAGTCCCTGAAATTTACTTTGCTGGCTACAGAAAAGAAGCAGTTACTCTGGCACTACTTGATCTCAGTGTCCATAAGTGTAAGAGTATCATTGTGAAGGAAGGAAGCACTCTTTCCCAAACAAAAGTGGCATTGCAGTCCATTTCACAAGTGCATGCTGCTGGATTCATCTTCATGGAGTATTTTAAAGATCATGAGATTCTTTCAACACTGTCTGTTGACTTTAACACTGACTCTTACACTTTGGATATGGTGAAAAATCTTAACACCATTGTTGAAATGACAGAAGGAACTCCAGTTGCAGACACAATGAAATGTCTGATACCTTTAGAAAAGTTAATGTTcacatattataaaaattatccaTTAATGAAAACAATTGTTCATGGTGATCTTTGGGCTGGCCAACTGTTAAATACTAGTGATGCAAGTAAAGCTTATGTCATTGACTGGCAGTTCTGCAGAGTTGACAACCCAGTTCTGGATGTTGCAGCTATGTTTTTCATGAGCAGCAATCCCGAAATGTTGGAAAAACACATGGATGAGCTTCTGACATGTTACTGGGAGGCATTTAACCAGCCTCTTCAATCACTAGGAATGACAAGTGGTATCACTTTCGAACAGTTCAAGAAAAATGTTGATGACCTATTGCTATTTGGCTTTGCAATTCTAGCTGTCAGTATTCATGACTTTTTACCAGCGGGGAATCTCACCAAGAAAAGATTACTCGGTGCAATAGACTTCTTGGAGAAGAAGGGTGCTTTTAAACATTTTGTTGAtacctttggaaataaaaattgaGGAATGTTGTTATGTTCCATTTGAATcctttgatgtttatttattataaggAATACTGTTTATGGCTTgccatttgatttgattttcatcatgtataaatttaatttttgcacACAAATACAAATCAAACTATTTCATTAGCCTTATTTTGTTGGTAGAGTAAAATAAACCATCCAGAATTACTTTTTGACGAAATAACTATTCTGGGACAAATATACACTGTTCTTTTGAACTTAACGCCTCTTCATGAGGATCAAAGCATTCCAAGGAGGGTTGAAGTTGAAAGTTAGGCATTGTAGCACAATGGGCGGgctaaactaaataataataataataataatagcatatgtatatacagtaggaGTCTCTGCATATGCATGTTAACTATGTTGCAGCCCTAGATTTCATTTCATAGTTTGTTTACTTTCTTGGTGTGTTGTCCTTACAGGCTAAATGGTAATAATGTGACTGGGTTTATTACCTTTAACTGCCTAGCCTGAGAACTGGTGTTGTTACTGatatatttaactaaaaatatGCTTGGTCTTAACTGAGCTGTTGCTTGATCCTGGATGTGGAACTAAAATTTTGACTATTTTTCAACAGTTGTCTGTTTGAAGTCACCCAAAACATCAACAAAGAAGGGAGTTACCTTATCATTTGCAACCTTGAAACTGGGcactgttaattttttcttactggtATTGAATTTGTCTTAACTATAATATTCCAAAACAGTAATGTTTCCATCACATTTAAAATCTGTTCTGGCACTGCTTATTTTCCTTGATGATTTCTTTCAGAATTCCTAAGACTGTCTGCAAGACTTAAATTTCATgatcaattcagttcaattcatttagGGTTTCTCTTCTACCAGAAGGGTGTGTCAGCACCATTGTTGATCGTTGCTTGCagcattttttaatacaaacacaCAGCCAGGTAGTATTGTTATCCTTCTCAGCTTGCAAATGCAAAATGCAATTGCCTTCTAGCTGCTTCTTATCCCAAGAAAAGTTCTTGGTCCATATCAAGTGCTGTATGGAAGTTCTAAATATGATTCCTCATCAGATTACAATTCATTATCCACAAAGTAAGGGCACCTCCATGCTAACTCCTAGGACATTACTCACAGATGAGAACGATTATAAGCTCATTTATCCAGATCAATAACCTAAAAATACCCAAGTCACACAAGTCTGCCACAAATAATTTGTAAATCTGTTTAAACAGACTGCATTTTTAGAATTAAATAAGAAAGCTGCAAATACTACAGATTAAATTTCATATGAGGAGTTGTATCCAAGACTTGCCTGTTGCTGAAATTATgacatacatataaaaagtatCTCAACATACAggaggcagtccccagttattggcagacTTGGTTATCAGTGATCCAGTTTTTCAATGCTTGTCTAGTGGCAAAAATTGGTGATTTTGGTGCCAATATgtgccaatttctgcttatcagcaccAACATGCtccaatttccgcttattggcgctgataatcaCGTATTGGTGCCATACATACCTGATAAaggcgccaataactgaaaatcacagattttcacttatcatcatgccatcggaacggaacccccgccgataactggggacggCCTCCTCTACTTCcttattactgtacattatttattaGGACTGAACCATGTGGGATTACCATCCAGTAATTTGTGTTGAAAGGATGTGTCCAGTTTAAGGCGGTTTAATGCTATTAGggtcatttgtttcatttttgggATAATACAGTACAACATTTTCACTACGTACTTGCACTATAGTCCAAACTTACAAAACAGTTCTGACCAGACCATTCAAATGGGCCTTTGCTCTGAACCTTTTCAGAAAACATAGGACTTTGATTTCTAGCACTCTTGGAACCTGATACTGCACCAAAAGGAATGTTAGATAGTTCATGTTAGTACAGTAATCACTGGGAAATTTCCATAGGTGTACAGTATACAAAGCATATCTAAAGTGCCTCAGTGGATTTCCTAGTTGGACCCTTAGGCTGACTGCTTTAACTTATATTATTCTAATTGCTTCAGAGCTTTTATTTCTTAGGAAGTGCATCTATATCCAAATGCTTCTCCCTCACAAGCTAACTAACATACTATGACAAAAGTACTTTTAAGTCTCAAAGTCTTACATGCTATTGAATACTGTGTGTATtaccaattttgtttttttttgtctaatttttcttACATTGTGTGTTACAGACATTTCCAAAGTTCAGTGCTGTACTCCAATCTTGGCCAAGCAATGGATTCTGACTTGAAGCCACTTTCACTCATTGAAGATATTAGTCATCAGTGGGTTGAAAAGATGTTGTCACTCAAATTTGGGAACCCTGTTACCTTACAATCATGGAGCTATGAGTACCCTGAGACTCCTGAAGGATTCATGAGTGAAATTGTTTACCTGAAAGTTGTTTACAGTGGAAGTGGTGATGAAAAATTGCAGCTTAAGTTGGTGCTCAAAGTGCTACCAAGAGAACTGGAAAGGAAACAAACTATTGCTCTTGGAGGCTTAGAtagaagagaaatagccttttataaatttgttaacaCCCAGGAGTTTAAGGACATGTGCTTAAAAAGTGGTGTTAAGCTGCAAGTACCTGAAGTTTATTATGCTTCCTATTTCAGTGGTGAAATTACACTTGTTATGCAGGATCTTAATAATGACAATTATAAGAGTGGTATTGTAAAAGAAGGCAATAATCTTGCTCAGACTAAAGTAGCTGTACAGGCTATTGCTCAGCTTCATGCTGCAGGATTAGCATACTTGGAAAAATATGGAGAGTCAGGCATTTTAGCTGATTTAGCAGAAGAGTTCAAATTTACTTGCTTTGACAAGTTTTTCATACGCAACCTGAACACTTTAGCTGATATGTATAAAGGTACAGCATTAGCCGACTCAATGAAATCTCTCATACCGTATACAAAAGATATTCTAGAAATGAGGAAGAGGTTTCCCTTAATAAGAACTGTGGTTCATGGTGATTACTGGGCTGGCCAGCTAATGTATTCAGAGGATGAAAGCAATGTCATGATGATTGACTGGCAACACTGTAATGTTGATAATCCTGCCAGTGATATCTTGTCAATGCTGTTTATGAGCAGTCACCCTTCAGTGTTGGAAGACCACCTAGAGGAAGTTGTACAAAGTTATTGGGAATCTTTATCTTTTAATGCTAAAAAGTTCGGAGTGTCTCTTGACATCACAATTGAGCAATTACGGCAAAATGTTGATGACTTGATGCTTTTTGGATTTATGATGGTTGGTATAAGCATTCCTGAGTTCCTTGGTGGAGGTAACATTACTCCTGAAAGGTTGTTTGGTTATGTTAACTTCCTAGAAAAAAAGTCAATAGTGTCAAAATATGTGAAGAtgatggaaaaagaatgtaacattTAGCgtgaaaatattaacaatttactgtactgtacttggacTTCATTACAGTACAAATTGCTATACAGTATTACGTTTAGGTTTATGTGACATTATTAATGTGTAAAATTGAATATCTGCAATTAATGATCAAAATAACTCCTATGCCATGAATTTTATACagtattgctttatatttgtctttctctttcatgCTGATACTGTGTCAAATAGCCTTCCTCTTTTTTAGTCACTGTATAGAAGTCTTCAACTTCGAGCTTTGTTTTATGAGCAATAGTGACTTAAATCAGTCTAAACAACTAATAGGTTTATTCATAGTTATGAGGTGGCATATATTTTAGTTAGGTGGTGAAAATCTCATCCACAATCCATATTCTATCATGGAGGGCACATTACTCCCTTCGGAGAAAAATGTCACTGTTTACTCAGTGGAAACAAAAACAGCAGGTTGTCATTCCTTCAACATTAACataatcttttccttttgtttttccatctttTGACCTTTTGTGTATTCCCTCTTATCACATGATGTTACTCTGATAGTTACTCTTTACAGTAAGCTTCCATTCCCTATATTTTAGTCTAGATTTTAAGTCATatgtaacaataaaataagtaattgGTTTCCTTTCTTTCAGCTGTAACCTTACTTTCCAGATGTTTGACTTAGTCCTGGAAGATCTTAAACTTGCCTTTTGTCATATTAAATGTAATCCTTATTGCCTTCACTGCAGACTAAttgctatatactatatatttaccCCCCCCTTATTTAATTACCCATGCTTCTGTACACATCTCTACTGCCATCATTTATAATTGGTACAAATACCTTTTCGAttttaataaagaatgaaatcagGTATACAATCTGGATAAACTTGTTATCATTAGACATGAGCCTCATACCCACTTACTACATACTGTAACTCACTAAATGAACTTTAAATCTGTGTTAAGATTTATGGATAATGTACTTCATTGTGGATCAAGGGTGAGCAAGTAAATGCAGCAAAAGTTggatcatatatatttatacagtactgtttagTTTTTAAGGCCACCTTTGACTACACCAGATTAGTACAATTTGGTgtcttttaaaatgttgttt
Proteins encoded:
- the LOC136845332 gene encoding uncharacterized protein isoform X1; this translates as MDSDLKPLSLIEDISHQWVEKMLSLKFGNPVTLQSWSYEYPETPEGFMSEIVYLKVVYSGSGDEKLQLKLVLKVLPRELERKQTIALGGLDRREIAFYKFVNTQEFKDMCLKSGVKLQVPEVYYASYFSGEITLVMQDLNNDNYKSGIVKEGNNLAQTKVAVQAIAQLHAAGLAYLEKYGESGILADLAEEFKFTCFDKFFIRNLNTLADMYKGTALADSMKSLIPYTKDILEMRKRFPLIRTVVHGDYWAGQLMYSEDESNVMMIDWQHCNVDNPASDILSMLFMSSHPSVLEDHLEEVVQSYWESLSFNAKKFGVSLDITIEQLRQNVDDLMLFGFMMVGISIPEFLGGGNITPERLFGYVNFLEKKSIVSKYVKMMEKECNI
- the LOC136845332 gene encoding uncharacterized protein isoform X2, which gives rise to MESESLIPLSTFEDANQQWLEKMLSLKFNISITVHSWNLTLPSGREGFLSEIAFVKILYSDGVDEPKDLQLVLKILPKDPKVRQFMADGHLARREIEFYKFATCKELQDICTKSGIVLPVPEIYFAGYRKEAVTLALLDLSVHKCKSIIVKEGSTLSQTKVALQSISQVHAAGFIFMEYFKDHEILSTLSVDFNTDSYTLDMVKNLNTIVEMTEGTPVADTMKCLIPLEKLMFTYYKNYPLMKTIVHGDLWAGQLLNTSDASKAYVIDWQFCRVDNPVLDVAAMFFMSSNPEMLEKHMDELLTCYWEAFNQPLQSLGMTSGITFEQFKKNVDDLLLFGFAILAVSIHDFLPAGNLTKKRLLGAIDFLEKKGAFKHFVDTFGNKN